From Cellulomonas dongxiuzhuiae, the proteins below share one genomic window:
- a CDS encoding glycoside hydrolase family 6 protein, with translation MSTHGNRTAARRWRAVATAATATALVAVPLTLASTSANAAEAHVDNPYAGAKQYVNPTWAATVESAATRAGDATLAAQMRTVAKQPTAVWMDRISAIAGNADGNGLKFHLDEAVKQKTGSTPLVFNLVIYNLPGRDCFALASNGELPASDAGLARYQTEYIDPIVDLLSDPKYQDLRIAATIEPDSLPNLITNISEATCQQSAPYYRAGVKYALDELKTLDNVYTYIDAAHSGWLGWDSNAGPAATLFADVAKTTKKGFASIDGFVTNTANSTPLSEPFLPDPNKQVGSGQVRSSSYYEWNPDFGELAWTQHLHSLLVAAGFPSSTGMLIDTSRNGWGGPNRPTAVSTSTDLNTYVNESRIDRRTHRGAWCNPLGAGIGELPTASPAGAPAASHLDAYVWIKPPGESDGASKEIANDQGKSFDRMCDPTFVSPKLANTLTGATPDAPLAGQWFEAQFKTLVKNAYPVIPTSSDPGPTATPTPTPSVTPTPSVTPTPSVTPTPSVTPTPSVTPTPSVSPTPSATPTQNPGASCSVSYTANSWNNGFTASVKITNRGTAALSGWTLKFSFANGQQVQQGWSAKWAQSGSAVTVTNEAWNGSLAAGGSVDIGFNGSHSGTNNAPTSFTLNGATCS, from the coding sequence GTGTCCACACACGGCAATCGAACGGCCGCACGGCGTTGGCGCGCTGTCGCGACCGCCGCGACGGCAACGGCGCTCGTCGCAGTGCCGCTGACGCTCGCGAGCACGTCCGCGAACGCGGCCGAAGCTCACGTCGACAACCCCTACGCCGGTGCCAAGCAGTACGTGAACCCCACATGGGCAGCGACGGTTGAGAGCGCTGCCACACGTGCCGGTGACGCCACGCTGGCGGCGCAGATGCGCACGGTGGCCAAGCAGCCGACCGCTGTCTGGATGGACCGCATCAGCGCCATCGCGGGCAACGCCGACGGCAACGGCCTGAAGTTCCACCTGGACGAGGCGGTGAAGCAGAAGACCGGCAGCACGCCGCTCGTCTTCAACCTCGTCATCTACAACCTGCCCGGCCGCGACTGCTTCGCGCTCGCGTCCAACGGGGAGCTCCCGGCCTCCGACGCCGGCCTGGCCCGGTACCAGACCGAGTACATCGACCCCATCGTCGACCTGCTCTCGGACCCGAAGTACCAGGACCTGCGGATCGCTGCGACGATCGAGCCCGACTCGCTGCCGAACCTCATCACGAACATCTCCGAGGCCACGTGCCAGCAGTCCGCGCCGTACTACCGCGCGGGCGTGAAGTACGCGCTCGACGAGCTCAAGACGCTCGACAACGTCTACACCTACATCGACGCCGCCCACTCCGGCTGGCTCGGCTGGGACAGCAACGCCGGTCCCGCCGCCACGCTCTTCGCCGACGTCGCCAAGACGACGAAGAAGGGCTTCGCGTCCATCGACGGCTTCGTGACGAACACGGCCAACAGCACCCCGCTGTCCGAGCCGTTCCTCCCCGACCCGAACAAGCAGGTCGGCAGCGGTCAGGTCCGCTCGTCGTCGTACTACGAGTGGAACCCGGACTTCGGTGAGCTGGCCTGGACGCAGCACCTGCACTCGCTGCTCGTCGCGGCGGGCTTCCCCAGCTCGACCGGCATGCTCATCGACACCTCGCGCAACGGCTGGGGCGGCCCGAACCGTCCGACCGCGGTGTCGACCAGCACCGACCTCAACACCTACGTGAACGAGTCGCGCATCGACCGCCGCACGCACCGCGGCGCCTGGTGCAACCCGCTCGGTGCCGGCATCGGCGAGCTGCCGACGGCCTCCCCGGCCGGTGCCCCCGCGGCCTCTCACCTCGACGCGTACGTCTGGATCAAGCCGCCGGGCGAGTCCGACGGCGCCTCGAAGGAGATCGCGAACGACCAGGGCAAGAGCTTCGACCGCATGTGCGACCCGACCTTCGTGTCGCCCAAGCTGGCCAACACGCTGACGGGCGCCACGCCGGACGCCCCGCTCGCCGGACAGTGGTTCGAGGCGCAGTTCAAGACGCTCGTCAAGAACGCCTACCCGGTGATCCCGACCAGCAGCGACCCGGGCCCGACGGCCACCCCGACCCCGACCCCGTCGGTCACGCCGACGCCCTCGGTCACCCCGACGCCGTCGGTCACGCCCACGCCGTCGGTCACCCCGACCCCGTCGGTGACACCGACGCCGTCGGTCAGCCCCACGCCGTCGGCGACGCCCACGCAGAACCCGGGTGCGTCCTGCTCGGTGAGCTACACGGCGAACAGCTGGAACAACGGCTTCACGGCCTCGGTGAAGATCACGAACCGCGGGACCGCCGCCCTCAGCGGCTGGACCCTGAAGTTCAGCTTCGCCAACGGTCAGCAGGTCCAGCAGGGCTGGAGCGCCAAGTGGGCGCAGTCCGGCTCGGCCGTGACGGTCACCAACGAGGCCTGGAACGGCTCGCTGGCGGCCGGTGGCTCGGTGGACATCGGCTTCAACGGTTCGCACTCCGGGACCAACAACGCGCCGACGTCGTTCACGCTGAACGGCGCCACCTGCTCCTGA
- a CDS encoding cellulase family glycosylhydrolase, which yields MSSSRVRSLRTTLGGALVVGALALPLALSAAPAQAAATPDWLHVQGNKIVDASGKEVWLTGVNWFGFNATERVFHGLWSANMRTLTQDIAARGLNVVRVPISAQLLLEWKAGTFTKPNVNEFANPELAGLNSLQVFEKWLDMCEEYGIKVFLDVHSAEADNSGHVYPTWWKGDITTEKVYEGWEWAATRWKSDDTIIGADIKNEPHGTQGDTERAKWDGSTDKDNFKHFAETASRKVLAINPNWLVFVEGIEIYPKPGVSWSSKGLTDYYGTWWGGNLRGVRDFPIDLGANQDQLVYSPHDYGPLVFEQSWFKGDFDRASLERDVWDPNWLYLHKENIAPLLIGEWGGFMDGGKNEKWMLALRDLIVDRRLSHTFWVLNPNSGDTGGLLGYDWATWDEEKYALLKPALWQHGGKFVGLDHDVPLGGAGSTTGTSLSQVNGGGTTTSPTATVSPTPTPSVTPTVTPTPSVTPTPSVTPTPTPSPTAATGACTVTYSASSWSSGLSGSIRLTNTGPALSAWTLTFTAPAGVAVTQGWGGTWSQSGSAVTVTSAAWNGTLAAGGTAEIGFNASHGGTAGTPAGFALNGAACTVR from the coding sequence GTGTCCAGCTCACGCGTGCGCAGCCTGCGCACCACGCTCGGCGGCGCCCTCGTCGTCGGTGCCCTCGCACTGCCTCTCGCCCTGTCCGCAGCACCCGCGCAGGCCGCGGCCACGCCGGACTGGCTGCACGTGCAGGGCAACAAGATCGTCGACGCGTCCGGCAAGGAGGTGTGGCTGACCGGCGTCAACTGGTTCGGCTTCAACGCCACCGAGCGCGTCTTCCACGGCCTGTGGTCGGCCAACATGCGCACCCTCACCCAGGACATCGCCGCACGCGGCCTCAACGTCGTCCGGGTGCCGATCTCCGCCCAGCTGCTGCTGGAGTGGAAGGCCGGGACGTTCACCAAGCCGAACGTCAACGAGTTCGCCAACCCGGAGCTCGCGGGCCTCAACAGCCTGCAGGTCTTCGAGAAGTGGCTCGACATGTGCGAGGAGTACGGCATCAAGGTGTTCCTCGACGTGCACAGCGCCGAGGCCGACAACTCCGGGCACGTCTACCCCACGTGGTGGAAGGGCGACATCACCACGGAGAAGGTGTACGAGGGGTGGGAGTGGGCCGCGACCCGCTGGAAGAGCGACGACACCATCATCGGTGCCGACATCAAGAACGAGCCGCACGGCACCCAGGGCGACACCGAGCGCGCCAAGTGGGACGGGTCGACCGACAAGGACAACTTCAAGCACTTCGCCGAGACGGCCTCGCGCAAGGTGCTCGCGATCAACCCGAACTGGCTCGTGTTCGTCGAGGGCATCGAGATCTACCCCAAGCCGGGCGTCTCGTGGTCGTCGAAGGGGCTGACGGACTACTACGGGACGTGGTGGGGCGGCAACCTGCGCGGCGTGCGCGACTTCCCGATCGACCTGGGCGCGAACCAGGACCAGCTCGTGTACTCGCCGCACGACTACGGACCGCTCGTGTTCGAGCAGTCGTGGTTCAAGGGCGACTTCGACCGTGCGAGCCTCGAGCGCGACGTGTGGGACCCGAACTGGCTGTACCTGCACAAGGAGAACATCGCGCCCCTCCTCATCGGTGAGTGGGGCGGGTTCATGGACGGCGGCAAGAACGAGAAGTGGATGCTCGCGCTGCGCGACCTCATCGTCGACCGGCGCCTGAGCCACACGTTCTGGGTGCTCAACCCCAACTCCGGCGACACCGGTGGTCTGCTCGGCTACGACTGGGCGACGTGGGACGAGGAGAAGTACGCCCTGCTCAAGCCGGCGCTGTGGCAGCACGGCGGCAAGTTCGTCGGGCTCGACCACGACGTGCCCCTGGGAGGCGCCGGCAGCACGACCGGCACGTCGCTCTCGCAGGTCAACGGCGGGGGCACGACCACCAGCCCCACGGCCACGGTCAGCCCGACGCCCACGCCGTCGGTCACCCCCACGGTCACGCCCACGCCGTCGGTCACGCCCACACCGTCCGTGACACCCACGCCCACGCCCAGCCCGACCGCGGCGACGGGTGCGTGCACCGTCACGTACAGCGCGAGCTCGTGGAGCTCGGGCCTGTCCGGCTCGATCCGTCTGACGAACACCGGGCCCGCGCTGAGCGCGTGGACCCTCACGTTCACCGCCCCCGCGGGGGTCGCCGTCACACAGGGCTGGGGCGGCACGTGGTCCCAGTCCGGCAGCGCCGTCACGGTGACGAGCGCGGCGTGGAACGGCACGCTGGCCGCCGGCGGTACCGCCGAGATCGGGTTCAACGCCTCCCACGGCGGGACGGCCGGCACCCCCGCGGGCTTCGCGCTCAACGGCGCGGCCTGCACGGTGCGCTGA
- a CDS encoding DEAD/DEAH box helicase: MSTPMPAALPTTTPAPATSFADLGIEPRILTAVERLGFTAPTPVQEQTIPALLAGRDVVGVAQTGTGKTAAFGLPILQSIDPAIAAVQVIVLTPTRELAMQVADAITTFAADMPGLQVVPVYGGSPFVPQQRALARGAQVVVGTPGRVIDHIERRTLRLEDVRFLVLDEADEMLRMGFAEDVDKVLSGTPAGRQVALFSATMPTQIRRVADKHLVNPVSVAVTRQSSTVDSVRQTFAVVPYRHKAGALARVLAVSDADAAIVFVRTREAAEEIGNALVQRGIAATHISGDVAQSDRERIVERLRSGALDVLVATDVAARGLDVERIGLVVNLDLPREPEAYVHRIGRTGRAGRSGEALTFVTPSERPRLRQIERTTRTPLIEITIPTPAQVSAHRAAALLTRTAARMEAGRLDVVGEAVREHLAAHPELDPLDLLTAVTALAVGDEGPAAAAELEDLDDAVRRAREARADDTRGGAVAGNRRRPGTTGPSGRGRYRVSVGERDGLQPGALVGALTGEGGLTGKDVGKIDIFGSFALVDIPDGLTPEVVDRLGRTRVAGRPLRIRLDTGPQATRGPSRGERVHRAHA, translated from the coding sequence ATGAGCACCCCCATGCCTGCTGCCCTGCCCACGACGACCCCGGCCCCCGCGACGAGCTTCGCGGACCTGGGCATCGAGCCCCGGATCCTCACCGCGGTCGAGCGGCTGGGCTTCACGGCCCCGACGCCGGTCCAGGAGCAGACGATCCCCGCGCTGCTCGCGGGCCGTGACGTCGTCGGTGTCGCCCAGACGGGCACCGGCAAGACGGCCGCCTTCGGGCTGCCGATCCTCCAGTCGATCGACCCCGCCATCGCCGCGGTGCAGGTCATCGTGCTCACCCCGACGCGCGAGCTCGCGATGCAGGTCGCCGACGCCATCACGACGTTCGCCGCCGACATGCCCGGCCTGCAGGTCGTCCCGGTCTACGGCGGCTCCCCGTTCGTCCCGCAGCAGCGGGCGCTGGCGCGCGGCGCACAGGTCGTCGTCGGCACCCCCGGGCGCGTCATCGACCACATCGAGCGCCGCACGCTGCGCCTCGAGGACGTCCGCTTCCTCGTCCTCGACGAGGCCGACGAGATGCTGCGGATGGGCTTCGCCGAGGACGTCGACAAGGTCCTGTCCGGCACGCCGGCCGGCCGTCAGGTCGCCCTCTTCTCCGCGACCATGCCGACCCAGATCCGCCGCGTCGCCGACAAGCACCTGGTGAACCCCGTGTCGGTCGCCGTCACGCGCCAGTCCTCCACGGTCGACTCCGTGCGCCAGACGTTCGCCGTCGTGCCCTACCGCCACAAGGCGGGCGCGCTCGCCCGCGTGCTCGCGGTCAGCGACGCCGATGCGGCCATCGTCTTCGTGCGCACCCGCGAGGCGGCCGAGGAGATCGGCAACGCCCTCGTGCAGCGCGGCATCGCCGCGACCCACATCAGCGGTGACGTCGCCCAGTCCGACCGCGAGCGGATCGTCGAGCGCCTGCGCTCCGGCGCCCTGGACGTGCTGGTCGCGACCGACGTCGCCGCCCGCGGCCTCGACGTCGAGCGCATCGGCCTGGTCGTCAACCTCGACCTGCCGCGCGAGCCCGAGGCCTACGTGCACCGCATCGGCCGCACCGGTCGCGCGGGGCGGTCCGGCGAGGCGCTGACGTTCGTCACGCCGAGCGAGCGTCCCCGCCTGCGCCAGATCGAGCGCACCACCCGCACGCCGCTCATCGAGATCACCATCCCGACGCCCGCGCAGGTCAGCGCCCACCGTGCGGCCGCGCTGCTGACGCGCACCGCGGCGCGCATGGAGGCCGGCCGTCTCGACGTGGTCGGCGAGGCCGTGCGCGAGCACCTCGCCGCGCACCCCGAGCTCGACCCGCTGGACCTGCTCACCGCCGTCACCGCGCTCGCTGTCGGCGACGAGGGGCCGGCCGCGGCAGCCGAGCTCGAGGACCTCGACGACGCGGTGCGCCGCGCCCGCGAGGCCCGCGCCGACGACACCCGCGGTGGCGCGGTCGCCGGCAACCGCCGTCGCCCCGGCACGACGGGCCCGAGCGGACGTGGGCGGTACCGCGTCTCCGTGGGCGAGCGCGACGGCCTGCAGCCGGGTGCGCTCGTGGGCGCGCTGACCGGTGAGGGCGGCCTCACCGGCAAGGACGTCGGCAAGATCGACATCTTCGGCAGCTTCGCGCTCGTCGACATCCCCGACGGCCTGACGCCCGAGGTGGTCGACCGCCTCGGACGCACGCGCGTCGCGGGCCGCCCGCTGCGCATCCGCCTCGACACCGGCCCGCAGGCCACACGCGGCCCGTCGCGCGGTGAGCGCGTGCACCGCGCGCACGCCTGA
- a CDS encoding CoA-binding protein, producing the protein MEDADVIDQLLRTPATWAVVGLSTNRARAAHGVSAYLKGLGHTIVPVHPTAPTVHGARGYARLSDLPEPPDVVDVFVNSTRAAAVVDEAVGVGARAVWLQLGVHADEAVARARAAGLVVVQDTCPAIEGRARGLG; encoded by the coding sequence GTGGAGGACGCCGACGTCATCGACCAGCTGCTGCGCACGCCCGCCACATGGGCCGTCGTGGGGCTGTCCACCAACCGTGCCCGGGCGGCGCACGGCGTGTCCGCCTACCTCAAGGGGCTGGGGCACACGATCGTGCCGGTGCACCCGACCGCCCCCACCGTCCACGGCGCCCGTGGCTACGCGCGGCTGTCGGACCTCCCCGAGCCGCCGGACGTGGTCGACGTCTTCGTCAACAGCACGCGGGCCGCCGCGGTGGTCGACGAGGCGGTGGGCGTCGGGGCGCGGGCCGTGTGGCTGCAGCTGGGCGTGCACGCCGACGAGGCCGTGGCGCGCGCGCGGGCAGCGGGCCTCGTGGTCGTGCAGGACACGTGCCCGGCGATCGAAGGACGCGCCCGCGGCCTCGGATGA
- a CDS encoding CDP-alcohol phosphatidyltransferase family protein, with the protein MSQDVPVSTRVLTVPNAISFARLLMVPVFAWLVAQGHDAWALAVLLLSGASDWLDGVLARRMQQVTRLGQMLDPAADRLFILVTLVGLAWRDVVPLWLLVVLVVRDVVLGVMLVVLARSGYPPLRVHLAGKAGTFAIMYAFPLLLLSEWPTPVGLVAGVLGWACALWGVGLYWFAGALYLAQGASIMRRDARAARTARVT; encoded by the coding sequence GTGAGCCAGGACGTACCGGTCAGCACGCGCGTGCTCACCGTGCCCAACGCGATCAGCTTCGCGCGCCTTCTCATGGTGCCGGTGTTCGCGTGGCTGGTGGCGCAGGGCCACGACGCATGGGCCCTCGCGGTGCTGCTGCTCTCGGGCGCCAGCGACTGGCTCGACGGTGTCCTGGCACGCCGGATGCAGCAGGTCACGCGTCTCGGGCAGATGCTCGACCCCGCGGCGGACCGTCTGTTCATCCTCGTGACGCTGGTCGGCCTCGCGTGGCGAGACGTCGTGCCGCTGTGGCTCCTGGTGGTGCTGGTCGTCCGCGACGTCGTGCTCGGCGTGATGCTCGTCGTGCTGGCGCGATCGGGGTACCCGCCGCTGCGCGTGCACCTGGCGGGCAAGGCCGGCACCTTCGCGATCATGTACGCGTTCCCGCTCCTGCTGCTCTCGGAGTGGCCCACCCCGGTGGGGCTCGTCGCCGGGGTCCTGGGCTGGGCGTGCGCGCTGTGGGGCGTCGGCCTGTACTGGTTCGCGGGTGCGCTCTACCTCGCCCAGGGGGCGTCGATCATGCGGCGTGACGCGCGGGCCGCACGCACCGCGCGGGTGACGTGA
- a CDS encoding LacI family DNA-binding transcriptional regulator, whose amino-acid sequence MVTPAHDTGKDAVSPTTGAQPVLGGPGARRPTITDVAKAAGVSIAVVSYALNGRPGVSAATRERVLRVADEFGWRPSAAARSMRSGPRAVGLVVDRGLTGAVGYGAHVLEFVVALQDVLATRGLALVLQVVDDLPAAVALYGEWWAERRFDVMVVTDVRTEDPRLDALRRLRIPAVVVGAGDVPGEVANVRVDDEQAAERVGRYLIELGHRHVGAVTGPASLQRTRSRVAGMERALDTGGATLAHEPTGGSPEEAAAACRRLLTGDRPPSAVVFDTDHMAVAALDVARRTGLAVPWDVSVVALSDSALCRLATPSITALPSVQADLGTAVGEAVLTILDSQPTPVRQIEVGGLAVRGSTGPRSR is encoded by the coding sequence GTGGTCACTCCTGCACATGACACAGGCAAAGATGCTGTCTCTCCGACGACCGGGGCGCAGCCCGTCCTCGGCGGCCCTGGCGCCCGCCGACCGACGATCACCGACGTCGCCAAGGCCGCGGGGGTGTCCATCGCCGTCGTGTCCTACGCGCTCAACGGTCGCCCCGGCGTCTCCGCGGCGACCCGAGAACGCGTGCTGCGCGTGGCGGACGAGTTCGGCTGGCGGCCGAGCGCGGCCGCGCGCTCGATGCGCAGCGGACCGCGCGCGGTGGGGCTCGTGGTGGACCGGGGGCTGACCGGTGCCGTCGGCTACGGCGCCCACGTCCTGGAGTTCGTCGTCGCGCTCCAGGACGTGCTCGCGACGCGCGGCCTGGCGCTGGTGCTGCAGGTCGTCGACGACCTGCCCGCAGCGGTGGCGCTGTACGGCGAGTGGTGGGCGGAGCGTCGCTTCGACGTGATGGTGGTGACCGACGTCCGGACCGAGGACCCCCGCCTGGACGCGCTGCGTCGCCTGCGGATCCCCGCGGTCGTCGTCGGTGCGGGCGACGTGCCCGGCGAGGTCGCGAACGTCCGGGTCGACGACGAGCAGGCCGCGGAGCGCGTCGGGCGCTACCTCATCGAGCTGGGGCACCGGCACGTCGGCGCGGTCACCGGCCCGGCCTCGCTCCAGCGGACGCGCTCACGCGTCGCGGGCATGGAGCGCGCGCTGGACACGGGCGGGGCCACGCTGGCGCACGAACCGACGGGGGGCTCCCCCGAGGAGGCAGCGGCGGCGTGCCGTCGTCTGCTGACGGGTGACCGGCCGCCGTCGGCCGTGGTCTTCGACACCGACCACATGGCGGTCGCGGCGCTCGACGTGGCGCGTCGCACCGGCCTGGCCGTGCCGTGGGACGTGTCCGTCGTGGCGCTGTCCGACTCGGCGCTGTGCCGGCTCGCGACGCCGTCGATCACCGCACTCCCCTCGGTCCAGGCCGACCTCGGCACAGCCGTGGGCGAGGCGGTCCTGACCATCCTCGACTCGCAGCCGACCCCCGTGCGGCAGATCGAGGTGGGCGGTCTGGCGGTCCGCGGCAGCACCGGCCCGCGGTCGCGCTGA
- a CDS encoding substrate-binding domain-containing protein: MHQLDSDGVGEVWKMMTVRRGVPATVRRTIGVLSPVVGGFYFGAVIAGVARAARGVGHRVVAVQTYPAGLDRERYPEESVLDTPVALGAVDGLVVVGKALSPERLAAVREWGVPVVLISEDPAHPDDPVVVPDNVGGVRAAVEHLIWHGHTAIGFLGNLGQRDMRERFAAYRTTLAEHGIESDDSWWYEASDNQEQGGADAAARMLQAGTPTTAVIAATDRNAVGFQRALRSHGLVLPRDQAVVAFDHADSGARVSPRLSTVDAHFGRVGEHAVGLLLARMRGDDVMPGEHRVPSSLVVRESCGCTEITSPGADSTGGDVAGEELLRRLAESAFAGPAGSAVSRRAGPDAREAWWRAVEEPVEVAAERGISPAPAALGRLSDLTAALQPHPEALEQMVTVLRTVEGRRVEALGETRAGNATAVRRAVTDVLLAVTKGCTRAMLARSGQLERTIVDQYEVDMDLLRGDGASPRALGWLPRGVRGHACLGLWVGTDRGPGDREMEIVGVHDTSGTLSRLVGVRTTASQFPPAALTRAGTVGSNELTFVVPVTFGGSDWGLLAIDGTVETRATQPRDRFNHWAALLAVALDQERLLGSLREQRKALEQAAARERALADTVRESEERYALASMAAHDGTWDWDVSAGTVYYSPRWKQTLGYAEDVIGDQPSEWLERVHPADRDELSAAIAAQLAGCGTPLELEHRVRTQSGDYRWMMCRAVTVLDDAGCPARLVGTLVDVTERKEAEIALQRDALHDPETGLVNRLLFLDRLGAALLRCRRSAGYDCAIALVRVVDGGGVSRDDDHAPDVHREVVRQLRRPLREGDTTARTGEDDFAILVDDVGSGGMPDRLTELLERLRREIGPRISIGVLGSVRGMRDVNEVLREADIVLLRGQMRSDPRNTAVR, from the coding sequence ATGCATCAGCTCGACTCCGACGGCGTGGGCGAGGTGTGGAAGATGATGACTGTCCGACGCGGGGTGCCCGCCACGGTGCGTCGGACGATCGGCGTACTGTCTCCGGTCGTCGGAGGCTTCTACTTCGGGGCTGTGATCGCGGGCGTCGCACGCGCAGCACGCGGCGTGGGCCACCGCGTGGTGGCGGTCCAGACGTACCCCGCGGGCCTCGACCGCGAGCGCTACCCGGAGGAGTCGGTCCTCGACACGCCGGTGGCGCTGGGCGCGGTGGACGGCCTCGTCGTCGTCGGCAAGGCGCTGAGCCCCGAGCGGCTGGCCGCCGTCCGCGAGTGGGGCGTCCCCGTGGTGCTCATCAGCGAGGATCCGGCGCACCCGGACGACCCGGTCGTGGTCCCCGACAACGTCGGCGGCGTGCGGGCGGCCGTCGAGCACCTGATCTGGCACGGTCACACGGCCATCGGCTTCCTCGGGAACCTGGGTCAGCGGGACATGCGCGAGCGCTTCGCGGCGTACCGGACCACGCTCGCCGAGCACGGGATCGAGTCCGACGACTCGTGGTGGTACGAGGCGTCCGACAACCAGGAGCAGGGTGGCGCCGACGCGGCGGCGCGCATGCTGCAGGCGGGCACGCCCACGACGGCGGTCATCGCGGCGACCGACCGCAACGCGGTCGGCTTCCAGCGCGCCCTGCGCTCCCACGGCCTCGTGCTGCCGCGCGACCAGGCGGTGGTGGCGTTCGACCACGCCGACTCCGGTGCCCGGGTCAGCCCGCGGCTGTCCACCGTCGACGCGCACTTCGGGCGTGTCGGCGAGCACGCCGTCGGCCTGCTGCTGGCCCGCATGCGCGGCGACGACGTGATGCCGGGGGAGCACCGCGTGCCGTCGTCGCTCGTCGTGCGTGAGTCGTGCGGGTGCACCGAGATCACGTCGCCCGGTGCGGACAGCACCGGCGGCGACGTGGCGGGCGAGGAGCTGCTGCGCCGGCTCGCGGAGTCGGCGTTCGCCGGTCCCGCGGGGTCAGCGGTGTCGCGACGTGCCGGACCCGACGCGCGCGAGGCGTGGTGGCGTGCCGTGGAGGAGCCCGTCGAGGTCGCTGCCGAGCGGGGCATCTCACCCGCCCCGGCCGCGCTCGGGCGGCTCTCCGACCTCACGGCCGCGCTGCAGCCGCACCCGGAGGCCCTGGAGCAGATGGTCACTGTGCTGCGCACGGTCGAGGGCCGCCGCGTCGAGGCGCTCGGTGAGACCCGTGCGGGCAACGCCACCGCGGTGCGCCGTGCCGTGACGGACGTCCTGCTGGCGGTCACCAAGGGCTGCACGCGGGCGATGCTCGCGCGCAGCGGGCAGCTCGAGCGCACCATCGTCGACCAGTACGAGGTCGACATGGACCTGCTGCGGGGCGACGGCGCGAGCCCGCGCGCCCTGGGCTGGCTGCCGCGTGGTGTGCGGGGGCATGCCTGCCTGGGCCTGTGGGTGGGCACCGACCGCGGACCCGGCGACCGTGAGATGGAGATCGTCGGCGTGCACGACACCAGCGGGACGCTCTCGCGCCTCGTCGGGGTGCGGACCACCGCCAGCCAGTTCCCGCCGGCGGCGCTGACGCGTGCGGGCACCGTGGGCTCGAACGAGCTGACGTTCGTCGTGCCGGTGACGTTCGGCGGCAGCGACTGGGGCCTGCTGGCGATCGACGGGACCGTCGAGACGCGCGCGACGCAGCCGCGTGACCGCTTCAACCACTGGGCGGCCCTGCTCGCCGTCGCCCTCGACCAGGAGCGGCTGCTGGGCTCGCTGCGTGAGCAGCGCAAGGCGCTCGAGCAGGCCGCGGCACGCGAGCGTGCGCTGGCCGACACGGTCCGGGAGAGCGAGGAGCGCTACGCGCTGGCCTCGATGGCGGCGCACGACGGCACGTGGGACTGGGACGTGTCCGCGGGGACCGTGTACTACTCGCCGCGCTGGAAGCAGACCCTCGGCTACGCGGAGGACGTCATCGGCGACCAGCCGTCGGAGTGGCTCGAGCGCGTCCACCCGGCGGACCGGGACGAGCTCTCGGCGGCGATCGCTGCCCAGCTCGCCGGCTGCGGCACGCCGCTGGAGCTCGAGCACCGGGTGCGCACGCAGTCGGGCGACTACCGCTGGATGATGTGCCGTGCCGTGACGGTGCTCGACGACGCCGGCTGCCCCGCCCGCCTGGTCGGCACGCTCGTCGACGTGACGGAGCGCAAGGAGGCGGAGATCGCGTTGCAGCGCGATGCGCTGCACGACCCGGAGACGGGCCTGGTCAACCGGCTGCTGTTCCTCGACCGGCTGGGCGCCGCGCTGCTGCGCTGCCGGCGGTCCGCCGGCTACGACTGCGCGATCGCGCTGGTCCGTGTCGTGGACGGTGGGGGCGTGTCGCGGGACGACGACCACGCGCCGGACGTGCACCGGGAGGTGGTCCGACAGCTGCGCCGGCCGCTGCGGGAGGGGGACACCACGGCCCGCACGGGGGAGGACGACTTCGCGATCCTCGTCGACGACGTCGGCTCCGGTGGGATGCCCGACCGGCTGACGGAGCTGCTCGAGAGGCTGCGCCGCGAGATCGGTCCCCGCATCTCCATCGGCGTGCTCGGCTCGGTCCGCGGCATGCGGGACGTCAACGAGGTCCTGCGCGAGGCGGACATCGTGCTGCTGCGCGGCCAGATGCGCAGCGATCCCCGGAACACCGCCGTGCGCTGA